In the Gossypium arboreum isolate Shixiya-1 chromosome 10, ASM2569848v2, whole genome shotgun sequence genome, one interval contains:
- the LOC108481718 gene encoding protein IWS1 homolog 1-like — MEEETNIIREIVRHDFPKTNKRKLQKPSDLEEMWGWLNSDDQDQKDEQIRLKSDTDVEIEAMFDKVKRRKKMEETSSPGIGLLVEKVMAQMEVAAEEDIELNIQNKPAIRKIQMLPLLTDFLSKKKLQQEFLDHGILTLLKSWLEPLPDGSLPNATLRSSILNILTQVMPVDISLEDGREQLKKSGLGKVIMFLSKSGEETTGNRKLAKHLVQNWCRTIFNKTTSYSDLRNTVIPRMKKPLMKQSTRVELREAELVLEGPRRPCSSGTASGSVSVPEPTPRVFEVNPLTNFKPEFARHYRRCREVRDSKCFKRIEKNMRRLKKSNKKKTLQAAKLAVL; from the coding sequence ATGGAGGAAGAAACCAACATCATTCGTGAGATCGTGCGACACGATTTCCCTAAAACCAACAAGAGAAAGCTTCAGAAACCGAGTGATCTGGAGGAGATGTGGGGTTGGCTTAACTCGGATGATCAGGACCAGAAAGACGAACAAATCCGTCTTAAATCTGATACTGATGTAGAGATCGAGGCGATGTTCGATAAGGTCAAGAGAAGGAAGAAGATGGAGGAAACAAGTTCTCCGGGAATTGGATTACTCGTTGAGAAAGTAATGGCTCAAATGGAGGTTGCTGCCGAAGAAGACATTGAGCTTAACATCCAAAACAAACCCGCTATTAGAAAGATCCAAATGCTGCCTCTTCTTACTGACTTTCTTTCCAAGAAAAAGCTGCAACAAGAGTTTTTGGATCATGGGATTTTAACTTTGTTGAAGAGTTGGCTCGAGCCTCTTCCCGATGGAAGCTTACCAAACGCCACGCTTCGATCTTCCATTTTGAATATCTTAACTCAGGTGATGCCTGTTGATATCAGCTTAGAAGATGGAAGGGAGCAGTTGAAGAAGAGTGGGCTTGGTAAAGTCATTATGTTTCTTTCAAAATCAGGTGAGGAAACCACTGGCAATCGAAAACTTGCCAAGCATTTGGTCCAAAACTGGTGTCGAACCATATTCAACAAGACTACAAGCTACTCTGACCTCAGAAACACCGTAATTCCAAGGATGAAGAAGCCATTAATGAAGCAATCAACAAGGGTAGAATTGAGGGAGGCAGAGTTAGTTTTGGAAGGTCCTCGCAGGCCATGTTCATCAGGAACAGCAAGTGGGTCTGTTTCAGTGCCTGAACCAACACCGCGCGTTTTTGAGGTGAACCCTCTAACAAATTTCAAACCAGAGTTTGCAAGACATTATCGGAGATGTAGAGAAGTGAGAGACAGCAAGTGTTTTAAAAGGATAGAGAAGAACATGAGGAGATTGAAAAAATCGAATAAGAAGAAGACTCTGCAAGCTGCAAAACTTGCTGTTTTGTAG
- the LOC108481716 gene encoding MDIS1-interacting receptor like kinase 2-like — translation MGPFLSKLVFLDFFHSNLHGSIPHELWKLKSLTELVLRENHFSGSIPASIGNLTNLFTLSLHQNKFSGLIPKEVGMLKCLIELKLSNNSFYGSIPSTFTNFTYLQHLQFGHNHLTGPFPENICIGGSLTYFGAMSNNLTGEIPSSLRDCKSLYRVRLEGNHLTGNISEAFGVYPNLSFIALSGKRFYGEISPKWSQCHNLQGLVIANNNITGKIPLELGHATQLHVLDLSSNHLIGEIPKELGKLTMMNHLSQNSLVGGIPQQFGKLQSLEVLNLSHNMLNGSILEPFNDLRGLRFVNISFNQFEGPIPNLKAFHEASFDALRNNKGLCGNATRLTPCFMLSQANHGHRKSTKLIILVVLPLFGGILLLFILVGSFLAFYKKTPAIKSPREEQHGDIFTTLGFNGRILHDGIIEATEDFSSNYCIGPGGYGTVYKAALPTGQVVAVKKLHQSEDNMLNNNLKAFESEIIALLEIRHRNIVQMYGFCSHPKHSFLVYEFLERGSLKMVLSNNEQAKELDWKRRLNVVKGLANALSYMHHNRSQPIIHRDISSNNVLLDLDYEARVSDFGTARILKPDSSNWTSLAGTYGYIAPEWRSSYFLLCSATITRASASLAAAAASLSAASALSCC, via the exons ATGGGTCCATTCCTTTCTAAACTTGTCTTCCTTGACTTCTTCCACAGTAATTTGCATGGGTCAATACCTCATGAGCTATGGAAGCTTAAATCTCTCACTGAACTTGTGTTGCGTGAGAATCATTTCTCTGGTTCAATCCCAGCTTCCATTGGAAATTTGACCAACTTATTTACTCTCTCTCTTCACCAAAATAAGTTCTCTGGGTTGATACCTAAAGAGGTAGGCATGCTTAAATGTCTCATTGAACTTAAGTTGTCTAACAATAGTTTCTATGGGTCAATTCCTTCAACGTTTACCAATTTTACTTATTTGCAACATTTACAATTTGGGCATAACCATCTCACTGGTCCATTTCCTGAGAATATATGCATAGGTGGATCACTCACATATTTTGGAGCTATGAGTAATAATCTGACAGGTGAGATCCCATCAAGTTTGAGAGATTGCAAAAGCTTATATAGAGTTAGGCTTGAAGGAAACCACTTGACCGGTAATATATCAGAAGCTTTTGGTGTCTATCCAAATTTGAGTTTCATTGCATTAAGTGGTAAAAGATTTTATGGCGAAATTTCTCCCAAGTGGAGCCAATGCCATAACCTTCAAGGCTTAGTAATCGCCAATAATAACATTACCGGAAAGATACCACTTGAGTTGGGACACGCAACTCAATTGCATGTACTTGATCTCTCTTCAAATCATCTAATCGGTGAGATCCCCAAGGAACTAGGAAAATTGACAATGATGAACC ATTTGAGTCAGAATTCACTTGTTGGAGGCATCCCACAACAGTTTGGAAAATTACAATCCTTGGAAGTATTGAACCTCTCTCACAATATGCTTAATGGTTCCATCCTAGAACCTTTTAATGATTTGCGTGGTTTGAGATTTGTGAACATATCTTTCAATCAATTCGAAGGACCTATTCCAAATCTTAAGGCTTTTCATGAGGCTTCGTTTGATGCCTTAAGAAACAATAAAGGCCTATGCGGTAATGCCACTAGACTAACGCCTTGTTTTATGCTTTCTCAAGCCAATCATGGTCATAGAAAAAGTACCAAACTCATCATTTTAGTTGTGCTTCCACTTTTTGGTGGTATACTTTTGTTGTTTATATTGGTTGGAAGTTTCCTTGCTTTTTACAAGAAGACTCCAGCCATAAAATCGCCAAGGGAAGAACAACATGGAGATATTTTCACAACATTGGGATTTAATGGAAGAATACTCCACGACGGCATCATTGAAGCCACTGAAGATTTCAGCTCCAACTATTGCATTGGTCCGGGAGGATATGGAACTGTTTATAAAGCTGCATTACCAACTGGTCAAGTGGTTGCAGTGAAGAAGCTTCACCAATCTGAAGACAACATGCTCAACAACAACTTGAAAGCCTTTGAAAGCGAGATTATTGCTTTACTAGAAATAAGGCACCGTAACATTGTGCAAATGTATGGCTTTTGTTCACATCCAAAGCATTCTTTTTTGGTTTATGAGTTTTTAGAAAGGGGGAGTTTGAAAATGGTCTTAAGCAACAATGAACAGGCAAAGGAGTTGGATTGGAAGAGGAGGCTAAATGTTGTTAAAGGATTGGCCAATGCTCTATCTTATATGCATCACAACCGTTCACAACCTATAATTCATCGAGACATTTCTAGCAACAATGTTCTCTTGGATTTGGACTATGAAGCTCGTGTATCTGATTTTGGCACTGCAAGGATTTTAAAGCCTGACTCCTCCAACTGGACTTCACTTGCAGGAACCTACGGGTATATAGCTCCAG AgtggaggtcatcgtactttttgctctGCTCTGCTACCATCACTCGTGCCTCTGCCTCTCTCGCTGCAGCCGCTGCCTCCCTCTCtgctgcctccgctctaagttgttgtTAG
- the LOC108481719 gene encoding probable leucine-rich repeat receptor-like protein kinase At1g35710 translates to MIPNVVHSSLQQKTQNPMASFAIPFKIIFFLVVVQLRSSHVFSSSSINLTEAEALLKWKASLDNNTQTMLSTLWVGSSNCNWVGITCDKVGSITNLSLAGYGLRLKGTLHNLNFLSFPSLVSLNLQNNSLYGSIPSHIGNLSKLVFLDLSYNNFFYGPIPPTFNNLTYLQHLQLGHNHLTGPLPKNICIGRSLAYFGAMNNNLIGQIPSSLRDCKSLYGVRLEGNHLTGNISKIFGIYPNLSFIALSDNRFYGELSPKWSQCHNLQSLQIANNNITGKIPLELGSATQLQELNLSSNHLIGEIPKELGALTKLSRLSLSGNQLSGKIPFGIGLLSNLRQLNLASNKLSGSIPDQLGNCSRLRNLNLSRNNLRERIPFSISYINGLQSLDLSHNSLTGGIPRQLGELHSLKILDLSHNLLKGSIPKAFRDLHGLTIVNVSFNRLAFHEVSFDAIKNNKGLSSNATELRPHFVPSRANYGLKKGTKDFILVVFPNIGGLLLLLIMVATFRRFCMKTPTKNFESTEEENGDILTVLGFDGRILHDDIIEATENFSSNYCIGSGGYGTVYKATLRTGQMVAVKKFHQYVDNILNNSKAFEREIAALLEIKHRNIVQMYGFCKHRKHSFLVFEFVEKGSLKMVLSNNEQAEELDWKKRLNVVKGLANALSYMHHDCSQPIIHRDISSNNVLLDSDYEAHVSDFGTAKLLRPDSSNWTSLAGTSGYMAPELAYTMRADEKCDVYSFGVLTLEVLLGRHPGDLLSSTSASMSNDKQVLLQNEIDQRLPPPKNQVAKDIVPTIMIAVSCLNSNPQLRPTMKQVAQVLSCKSHPLPSPFSTIACHG, encoded by the exons ATGATACCCAATGTTGTTCATTCCAGTTTACAGCAAAAGACTCAAAATCCCATGGCTTCTTTTGCAATACCATTCAAAATCATCTTCTTCCTCGTCGTTGTCCAGCTTCGGTCTTCCCATGTTTTCTCTTCATCCTCCATTAACCTTACAGAAGCTGAAGCCCTTCTAAAATGGAAAGCTAGCCTTGACAACAACACCCAAACTATGCTCTCAACCCTGTGGGTCGGAAGCAGCAATTGCAACTGGGTTGGAATCACTTGTGATAAGGTTGGAAGCATCACCAATCTTAGCCTCGCAGGGTATGGTTTGAGATTGAAAGGTACACTTCACAATCTCAACTTCCTTTCCTTTCCTAGCTTGGTTAGCCTTAACCTTCAAAACAACTCACTATATGGCTCCATTCCGTCCCACATTGGGAACCTTTCTAAACTTGTCTTCCTTGACTTGTCCTACAATAATTT TTTCTATGGGCCAATTCCTCCAACGTTCAACAACCTTACTTATTTGCAGCATTTACAGTTAGGACATAACCATCTCACTGGTCCATTGCCCAAGAACATATGCATAGGGAGATCACTCGCATATTTTGGAGCTATGAATAATAATTTGATAGGTCAGATCCCATCAAGTTTGAGAGATTGCAAAAGCTTATATGGAGTTAGGCTTGAAGGAAACCACTTAACTGGAAATATATCAAAAATCTTTGGTATATATCCAAATTTGAGTTTCATTGCATTAAGTGATAACAGATTTTATGGCGAACTTTCTCCGAAATGGAGCCAATGCCATAATCTGCAAAGCCTACAGATTGCCAATAATAACATTACTGGAAAGATACCACTTGAGTTGGGAAGTGcaactcagttgcaagaactcAATCTCTCTTCAAATCATCTAATCGGTGAGATTCCCAAGGAACTAGGAGCATTGACAAAGTTGTCCCGTCTTTCGCTAAGTGGTAACCAACTGTCGGGTAAAATTCCATTTGGTATTGGACTTCTTTCAAATCTACGACAACTTAACTTGGCATCAAACAAGTTAAGTGGATCTATTCCTGACCAACTTGGAAATTGCTCCAGATTACGGAACTTGAATTTGAGCAGGAATAACCTTAGAGAGAGAATTCCATTTTCTATAAGCTACATAAATGGCCTTCAAAGTCTAGATTTGAGTCATAATTCACTTACCGGAGGTATCCCACGTCAGCTTGGAGAATTACATTCCTTGAAAATATTGGACCTTTCTCACAATTTACTCAAAGGTTCCATCCCAAAAGCTTTCAGGGATTTGCATGGTTTGACAATTGTGAACGTATCTTTCAATCGATTAGCATTTCACGAGGTTTCATTCGATGCTATAAAGAACAATAAAGGCCTATCGAGTAATGCCACAGAACTAAGGCCTCATTTTGTCCCTTCTCGAGCAAATTATGGTCTTAAAAAGGGCACCAAAGACTTCATTTTAGTTGTGTTTCCAAACATTGGTGGTCTACTTTTGCTACTTATAATGGTTGCAACTTTTCGTAGGTTTTGTATGAAGACTCCAACCAAAAATTTCGAGTCAACGGAGGAAGAAAATGGAGATATTTTAACTGTATTGGGATTTGATGGAAGAATACTCCATGATGACATCATTGAAGCCACTGAAAATTTTAGCTCCAACTATTGCATTGGTTCAGGAGGATATGGAACTGTTTACAAAGCTACATTACGAACTGGTCAAATGGTTGCTGTGAAGAAATTTCACCAATATGTAGATAACATTCTCAACAACTCGAAAGCCTTTGAAAGAGAAATTGCTGCTTTACTAGAAATAAAGCATCGTAACATTGTGCAGATGTATGGCTTTTGTAAACATCGAAAGCATTCTTTTCTGGTTTTTGAGTTTGTAGAAAAGGGGAGTTTGAAAATGGTCTTAAGCAACAATGAACAAGCAGAGGAGTTGGATTGGAAGAAGAGGCTAAATGTAGTTAAGGGATTGGCTAATGCTTTGTCGTATATGCATCATGACTGTTCACAACCTATAATTCATCGAGACATTTCCAGCAACAATGTTCTTTTGGATTCGGACTATGAAGCTCATGTCTCAGACTTTGGCACAGCTAAACTTTTAAGGCCTGACTCCTCCAATTGGACTTCACTTGCAGGCACCTCCGGGTATATGGCTCCAG agTTGGCCTATACAATGAGAGCAGATGAGAAATGTGATGTCTATAGTTTTGGTGTGCTAACACTAGAAGTTTTATTGGGGAGGCATCCTGGCGATCTTCTTTCATCGACATCGGCATCCATGTCAAATGACAAACAAGTTTTGCTTCAGAATGAGATAGACCAACGTCTCCCACCACCAAAAAACCAAGTTGCAAAGGACATAGTCCCTACTATAATGATAGCAGTTTCTTGCTTGAATAGTAATCCCCAACTTCGACCAACCATGAAACAAGTTGCTCAAGTCCTTAGTTGTAAGTCTCATCCATTGCCAAGCCCTTTCTCGACCATAGCCTGCCATGGCTAA